The Nocardia sp. NBC_01503 sequence ACCCTCCGAGACGAGATCGGAGTATGTTGCCGCGGCGGCGAATCCGAGCGCGCCCAGCGCCTGGCCCACCTGTGCGGCATCCCAGGAGGGTGCGGCGCCCTCGGCGAGACTGGTGAAGTAGTTGCGCAGCGAGGACGGCCCATCGCCGATCAGCACGTCGATACCGGGTGGGAGCGTGCCCTTTTCGAGCTTCACGCGACTACCCAGCTGGGGGACCAGCAGTACCAGTCCGCTGACCGGAACATTCTCCCGCCCGGGCGCGGAGCGGAGCTGGCGGGCCAGCTCCATGGTCTGGCGTCGCACCCGTTCGAGGGGATCGGCGTCACCGTCGATGGGCGCGGGTTTACCGTCGACCGTCCAGGGCTCGCCCTCGGCGCAGGAGAGGGTTCCGGTGACCCGTTCGGCGAAGGCGTGCACCCCCAGCACCACGCTGGTCTGCGGTGTCCACACCACGATATCGGCGTCCTGGCACTGCACGATGGCGATACCGGGTACGGCGTGCGGGCCGCTCCAGGATTTGAGCCAGTTCACCACGGTGCGTTCGGTGCCCGACAGCCGTGACGGGTCGTCGTTGCGGACCTTCACCAACATCCAAGACCACCTCTGACCGATGCCTCTACCTGCCGTCCGCCCGAACGGTCGCCGCGACTACCTTACGGTGTCCCGGTGTGGGGTCGCGATGAATCGTCTTGCGCGGCAGCAAGATCATTCTGCATGGTGCTCGGTGTTGTCGCGCCCGGGGCGGCCTACTCGTGGGTTCCGGACCAAAAGGACCAACCGCCCGGGACGTCACCGCGCGGGGTCAGCGGTGCAGGAAACCGACATATCCGTCGGGTCGGATGAGCGCCCGAGCGCCGTCGGTGACGCCGTAGGCCCGATACGCGTGACCGTCGATATCGACCAGCTCAGCGCCGGTGGGGGAGTCCGCAACAGCTGTCCCGGGCCGCATCACGGAGACGACCCTGGGCCGCCCGAGCACCTCGATCTCCTCCGAGGAAGCCGTTCCACCGCCGAACATCAGCAGTGTCGCCCGCGGCCCCCGGAACACCTCGAACAGTGTGACCGCGCGCCCGGAGCCGTCGGTCAGCGGCGCATCCGGCGCACGATCCCCGGCGAGCGGATCGTGCCCCATCGGATCCCCGGAGTCATTGCCCGCGACCACATCCCGATAGCTGATATCGAGCTGTTGGGTCCCCTCCCGATCCATGGCATCGGGATCACCCTCGAGGGTCTTGTCCAGTAGCGACGAACTCAAACCCAGCACCCGCGCCGCCACCGTGCGCCGCTCGGTCTCGTAGGAATCCAGTAGCGCCTCACTCTCGACCCCCGGATTCCGCAGCGCCGCTTCGAGTTTCCAGCCCAGGTTGTAGGCATCCTGCACCCCGGTGTTCAACCCCTGTCCGCCGGTCGGCGGATGTACATGCGCGGCATCACCGGCCAGGAAGACCCGCCCGACCCGAAAGCGTTCCGCGAGGCGAATATTCGGCCGCCACACCGTGGACCAGCTCAGCTCGCTGAGCACGATATCGGTGCGACCGGAGCGCTCCCGCAGCAGCCGTTGCAGCACAGCCAGATCTGTTCCCGAATCCTGTTCCAGCGGTGCGCCGAACTGGAACTTGCGCCCGCCGGGCAGTGGCGTCATGGCTATTCCGGTCATCGCGTTCGACGCGCCTGCGAACCAGTACCCGAACTCGTGATCGAGGGCATCGGCCCGAACATCCCCGAGCAGCATGCGAATCGACTCGTCGGTGGTGCCCTCGAACGCGATGCCCAGCGCCTTGCGCACGGTACTGCGCCCGCCGTCCGCGCCCACCAGATAATCCACCCGCACCGTCTCGGTATCCCCGCCGTGTGCCAGGGTGACGGTCACGCCGTCCTGCTCGGCGACGAAATCCACTACGCCCGTCGCGAGTTCGACCTGCACCCCGAACTCCGCGAGCCGATCCCGCAGCAGTCCTTCGGTATCGGATTGCCCGAGCACCCACGGATTCGGATGCGGCACATCGGGGGTGGCCTCGCGCAGCGGTGTCATCCGGCGCTCCATGACGTACTCCCCGTCCATATGGATGCGCATCAGCGCCTGCGGCATCCCGGCCGCGAGCACCGCGTCCAGCACGCCGAGATCGTCGAACACCTCGAGGGTGCGCGGCTGGATGCCGTCACCGCGCGACCCGTCGAAGAACGTGTCGGCGTGGTCGACAATGCGCACCGCGATACCGCGACGCGCCAGATCGATGGCGAGGGTCAGGCCGGTGGGACCGGCTCCGGCGATGAGTACCTGCGGCAACATGGCGACTCCTGAAACTGAATTTAGATTCACTGAATGCGGATTCAGTATTGTGGGTGGTAGTTTCCGCTGTCAAGGAGGTGGTCGAGAATGGCAGGACGCCGTCAGGAGCGGTCGACCGAGACCGAGCAGGCGCTCAAGGCCGCCGCACGGCGACTCTTCGCCGAACGCGGCTATCTGAACACCAAGATCACCGACATCACCGCCGCGGCCGGTCGCGCGGCGGGCTCGTTCTACAACCACTTCGCGAGCAAGGAGGAGCTACTCCAGTCCTTGCTGAAAGACCTTGCGGTGGAGAGCG is a genomic window containing:
- a CDS encoding FAD-dependent monooxygenase — protein: MLPQVLIAGAGPTGLTLAIDLARRGIAVRIVDHADTFFDGSRGDGIQPRTLEVFDDLGVLDAVLAAGMPQALMRIHMDGEYVMERRMTPLREATPDVPHPNPWVLGQSDTEGLLRDRLAEFGVQVELATGVVDFVAEQDGVTVTLAHGGDTETVRVDYLVGADGGRSTVRKALGIAFEGTTDESIRMLLGDVRADALDHEFGYWFAGASNAMTGIAMTPLPGGRKFQFGAPLEQDSGTDLAVLQRLLRERSGRTDIVLSELSWSTVWRPNIRLAERFRVGRVFLAGDAAHVHPPTGGQGLNTGVQDAYNLGWKLEAALRNPGVESEALLDSYETERRTVAARVLGLSSSLLDKTLEGDPDAMDREGTQQLDISYRDVVAGNDSGDPMGHDPLAGDRAPDAPLTDGSGRAVTLFEVFRGPRATLLMFGGGTASSEEIEVLGRPRVVSVMRPGTAVADSPTGAELVDIDGHAYRAYGVTDGARALIRPDGYVGFLHR